In Stenotrophomonas sp. ASS1, the following proteins share a genomic window:
- a CDS encoding DNA alkylation repair protein translates to MSPAIAAQRLHELNTGRVATAHLAECLAVDFAALLQVVAPALAPEALQRMRDASGKGITLRMALAAQLLREAGQGAAEFWQDHSSDTVRGWACYLVGSDARATLAETLQQMRTLADDPHFGVREWAWLALRTDIVAAPMQALEYLQPWTQETSPYLRRFACEALRPRGVWATHIALFKQHPELALPMLEALADDPERYVQDSVGNWLNDAGKTQPQWLRQLCTRWQHERHSDANAYIRKRALRSFR, encoded by the coding sequence ATGAGCCCGGCGATTGCGGCGCAACGCCTGCATGAACTCAACACCGGTCGCGTTGCCACCGCCCATCTGGCCGAATGCCTGGCAGTGGATTTCGCCGCGTTGCTGCAGGTGGTGGCGCCTGCGCTTGCACCGGAAGCGCTGCAACGCATGCGGGATGCCTCAGGCAAGGGCATCACGCTGCGCATGGCCTTGGCCGCGCAACTGCTGCGTGAGGCGGGGCAGGGCGCGGCTGAGTTCTGGCAGGATCACAGCTCCGATACCGTGCGTGGCTGGGCCTGCTATCTGGTCGGCAGCGATGCCCGCGCAACGTTGGCAGAGACGCTGCAGCAGATGCGCACGCTGGCCGATGACCCACACTTCGGTGTGCGCGAATGGGCGTGGCTGGCGCTACGCACGGACATCGTTGCCGCGCCGATGCAGGCGCTTGAGTACCTGCAACCCTGGACACAGGAAACATCGCCGTACCTGCGCCGCTTCGCCTGTGAAGCGCTGCGCCCACGCGGTGTCTGGGCCACGCATATCGCACTGTTCAAGCAGCATCCGGAACTTGCGTTACCCATGTTGGAAGCACTGGCTGACGACCCGGAACGCTATGTGCAGGATTCGGTCGGCAACTGGCTCAATGACGCCGGCAAGACTCAGCCGCAGTGGCTGCGCCAGCTGTGCACGCGTTGGCAGCACGAGCGCCACAGCGACGCCAACGCCTACATCCGCAAACGCGCATTGCGCTCGTTCCGGTAG
- a CDS encoding MarR family transcriptional regulator: MIEAKHHALMDEAQRRGHANVAQLRLCFQLLSLSSSIDHDCATRLAPHGLSEGRFIVLFLLHGAGGTLPPHELAERAGVTRATISGLLDGLQREELLQRRSDAEDGRRLQIVLTARGKRLAETLFDQHTQWIGGLFNGLDTDEQRQLSRLLHKVWQHTDAGRESAA; encoded by the coding sequence ATGATCGAAGCCAAGCACCATGCCCTGATGGATGAGGCGCAGCGACGCGGCCACGCCAACGTCGCGCAGCTGCGCCTGTGCTTCCAGCTGCTGTCGTTGTCGTCGTCCATCGACCACGATTGCGCCACCCGGCTGGCGCCACACGGGCTCAGTGAGGGTCGCTTCATCGTGCTGTTCCTGCTGCATGGGGCCGGTGGCACGCTACCGCCCCACGAGCTGGCCGAACGCGCAGGCGTCACCCGCGCCACCATCAGCGGCCTGCTCGATGGCCTGCAGCGCGAAGAACTGCTGCAGCGTCGCAGCGATGCTGAGGATGGCCGTCGCCTGCAGATCGTATTGACCGCACGGGGAAAACGCTTGGCCGAGACACTGTTTGACCAGCACACACAGTGGATCGGTGGCCTGTTCAATGGTCTGGATACCGATGAACAGCGGCAGCTGTCGCGGTTGCTGCACAAGGTCTGGCAGCACACCGATGCTGGACGAGAGTCTGCAGCATGA
- a CDS encoding LLM class oxidoreductase, with protein sequence MNDSIAVPGASAPVFATHPGYQRMFRADALTLGIYLPLRFYQGDMAVLQGQARLVEEIDRHGFAAVWVRDVPLFDPMFGDAGQLFDPFTYLAWLAARTQRVALATGSVVLPLRHPIDLAKAAASIDQLSGGRLVMGVASGDRPLEFPAYGLEHAARGERFATAMNEMRRWLQPGTDGRMTHAGAGQGVQLLPPTVSGRVPLIVTGGARQPLEWIGQHADGWLTYPEATHDNAGPQRLAAKIGAWRALIPDGGFRPHMTNEWIDLVDDPDHPRMPLRGGFTLRTGRKGLIDLLQAWQRAGVNHAALGIQFAERPAGEVLQELAEEVLPLFPSHPGPAAKVMDW encoded by the coding sequence ATGAACGATTCCATTGCAGTGCCGGGCGCGTCGGCGCCGGTCTTTGCCACGCACCCGGGCTACCAGCGCATGTTCCGCGCCGACGCGCTGACCCTGGGCATCTACCTGCCGCTGCGCTTCTACCAGGGCGACATGGCCGTGCTGCAGGGCCAGGCGCGGCTGGTGGAGGAGATCGACCGCCATGGCTTCGCTGCGGTATGGGTGCGTGACGTACCGCTGTTCGATCCGATGTTCGGTGATGCAGGCCAGTTGTTCGACCCGTTCACCTACCTTGCGTGGCTGGCAGCGCGCACACAGCGCGTGGCCCTGGCCACCGGCAGCGTGGTGCTGCCACTGCGCCATCCGATCGATCTGGCCAAGGCCGCGGCGTCGATCGATCAGCTGTCCGGTGGTCGGCTGGTGATGGGTGTGGCGTCCGGTGATCGACCACTGGAGTTCCCGGCCTATGGACTGGAGCACGCGGCGCGCGGAGAGCGTTTCGCCACCGCAATGAACGAGATGCGCCGTTGGCTGCAACCGGGCACGGATGGGCGGATGACACATGCCGGTGCCGGGCAGGGCGTGCAGTTGCTGCCGCCCACGGTCAGTGGCCGCGTTCCGCTGATCGTCACCGGTGGCGCACGCCAGCCACTGGAATGGATCGGCCAGCATGCCGATGGCTGGCTGACCTACCCAGAGGCCACCCATGACAACGCTGGTCCGCAGCGGCTGGCCGCGAAGATCGGCGCTTGGCGCGCGCTGATTCCGGACGGCGGCTTCCGTCCGCACATGACCAACGAATGGATCGACCTGGTGGACGATCCGGATCATCCACGCATGCCGTTGCGGGGTGGCTTCACCCTGCGCACCGGCCGCAAGGGTCTGATCGATCTGCTGCAGGCCTGGCAGCGGGCCGGCGTCAACCATGCCGCACTGGGGATCCAGTTCGCCGAGCGGCCTGCCGGCGAGGTGCTGCAGGAGCTGGCCGAGGAGGTACTGCCGTTGTTCCCGTCGCATCCCGGGCCGGCGGCGAAGGTGATGGACTGGTAG
- a CDS encoding glutathione S-transferase family protein encodes MNEPSLHLYSDSSPNGFKATIALEELGLPYHVHHVHIADGEHRHPDFLRLNPHGRIPVLEDRARGIVVFESAAILMYLAEQGNALLPSEPAARWETLTWLMFHAASVGPILGQRVHFEHFAQRPDSAAIERYRRLSDELFGVLDQRLQGREWLAGDHYSIADIAHFGWLHIARIIDIDFSRHRHLDAWYARVAARPAVQRGVQLPEPATGP; translated from the coding sequence ATGAACGAACCTTCGCTGCACCTGTACTCCGACAGTTCTCCCAATGGCTTCAAGGCCACAATCGCACTGGAAGAACTGGGTCTTCCCTATCACGTTCACCACGTCCACATCGCCGATGGTGAACATCGCCATCCCGACTTCCTGCGGCTCAACCCGCATGGCCGCATTCCCGTGCTGGAAGATCGCGCGCGCGGCATCGTTGTCTTCGAGTCGGCGGCGATCCTGATGTATTTGGCCGAACAGGGCAATGCGTTGCTGCCTTCCGAACCGGCTGCGCGCTGGGAGACGCTGACCTGGCTGATGTTCCATGCCGCCAGCGTCGGCCCGATCCTCGGCCAGCGCGTGCACTTCGAGCATTTCGCGCAACGGCCCGATTCCGCGGCAATCGAACGCTACCGCCGCCTGAGCGACGAGCTGTTCGGCGTACTCGACCAGCGCCTGCAGGGACGCGAGTGGTTGGCTGGCGATCACTACTCGATTGCCGACATCGCCCACTTCGGCTGGCTGCACATCGCTCGCATCATCGACATCGATTTTTCGCGGCATCGCCATCTGGATGCGTGGTACGCACGGGTTGCCGCACGCCCTGCGGTACAGCGCGGCGTGCAGCTGCCCGAGCCGGCCACCGGACCGTAA
- a CDS encoding LysR substrate-binding domain-containing protein, producing the protein MGAVLPLLGLRAFVETGRHGSLTAAAEAMGVTPGAISQQLRQLQERLGVNLFDRTRHGVVLSVAGARVYPELLQAFEQISHSLQTLERWETRRTLRISAAPSFAAQWLAPRLGRFSALHPQVDVQLDSSAALVDLRREGVDIAIRHGLGRYPGLHAEHLMAPVLLPVASPALLAGAPTVSSVQDCLQLPLLQDADRSDWRLWFQALDLPVDERLERGPAFDDDLLLIRAAVAGQGVALVRDIHAAEELASGRLQVVIDQPWPQAFAYYAVTHSDGESNAAVPAFMAWLRAALMMTQDAGTLPKQDAG; encoded by the coding sequence ATGGGTGCGGTGCTGCCGCTGCTGGGCCTGCGGGCCTTCGTTGAAACCGGCCGCCATGGCAGCCTGACCGCTGCCGCCGAAGCGATGGGGGTGACACCTGGTGCGATCAGCCAGCAATTGCGGCAGCTGCAGGAACGGCTGGGTGTGAACCTGTTCGACCGCACCCGGCATGGCGTGGTGCTCAGCGTCGCAGGCGCTCGCGTATACCCGGAACTGCTGCAGGCCTTCGAGCAGATCTCGCACAGCCTGCAGACCCTGGAGCGCTGGGAAACGCGACGCACGCTACGCATCAGCGCGGCACCGAGCTTCGCCGCACAGTGGTTGGCGCCGCGACTGGGCCGGTTCAGTGCGTTGCATCCGCAGGTGGACGTGCAGCTGGACTCGAGCGCGGCGTTGGTCGACCTGCGCCGCGAGGGGGTGGACATCGCCATCCGCCACGGTCTCGGGCGTTACCCGGGGCTGCATGCTGAGCACCTGATGGCACCGGTGCTGCTGCCGGTGGCCAGTCCGGCATTGTTGGCCGGCGCACCGACGGTGAGCTCGGTGCAGGATTGCCTGCAGCTGCCCCTGTTGCAGGACGCCGACCGCAGCGACTGGCGGCTGTGGTTCCAGGCACTGGATCTGCCCGTCGATGAACGACTGGAGCGCGGCCCTGCCTTCGATGACGACCTGTTGTTGATCCGCGCGGCGGTGGCCGGGCAAGGCGTCGCCCTGGTGCGCGACATCCATGCCGCCGAAGAGCTGGCCAGTGGCCGGCTGCAGGTGGTGATCGACCAGCCCTGGCCCCAGGCCTTCGCCTACTACGCGGTGACCCATTCGGACGGCGAATCCAACGCGGCAGTACCCGCATTCATGGCCTGGTTGCGCGCGGCACTGATGATGACCCAGGATGCAGGCACACTCCCCAAGCAGGACGCAGGATGA
- the groL gene encoding chaperonin GroEL (60 kDa chaperone family; promotes refolding of misfolded polypeptides especially under stressful conditions; forms two stacked rings of heptamers to form a barrel-shaped 14mer; ends can be capped by GroES; misfolded proteins enter the barrel where they are refolded when GroES binds), producing the protein MAAKDIRFGEDARSRMVRGVNVLANAVKATLGPKGRNVVLEKSFGAPTITKDGVSVAKEIELADKFENMGAQMVKEVASRTNDDAGDGTTTATVLAQALIREGAKAVAAGMNPMDLKRGIDKAVVAAVAELKTISKPTADDKAIAQVGTISANSDESIGQIIADAMKEVGKEGVITVEEGSGLDNELDVVKGMQFDRGYLSPYFINNQQSQTADLDDPFILLHDKKISNVRDLLPVLEGVAKAGKPLLIVAEEVEGEALATLVVNTIRGIVKVVAVKAPGFGDRRKAMLEDMAVLTGGTVISEEVGLSLEKATIKDLGRAKKVQVSKENTTIIDGVGDKAAVDARVGQIKTQIQDTSSDYDREKLQERVAKLAGGVAVIKVGASTEIEMKEKKDRVDDALHATRAAVEEGVVPGGGVALVRAVTALAGLKGANEDQNHGIQIALRAMEAPLREIVANAGEEPSVIINKVKEGTGSFGYNAATGEFGDMLQFGILDPTKVTRSALQNAASIAGLMITTEAMVAEAPKKDEPAMGGAGGMGGMGGMGGMDF; encoded by the coding sequence ATGGCTGCCAAGGATATTCGTTTCGGTGAAGACGCCCGTTCGCGCATGGTGCGCGGCGTCAACGTTCTCGCCAATGCCGTCAAGGCCACCCTGGGCCCGAAGGGCCGCAACGTCGTGCTGGAAAAGAGCTTCGGCGCACCGACCATCACCAAGGACGGCGTCTCCGTCGCCAAGGAAATCGAACTGGCTGACAAGTTCGAGAACATGGGTGCGCAGATGGTGAAGGAAGTTGCTTCCCGCACCAACGACGACGCTGGCGACGGCACCACCACCGCCACCGTGCTGGCCCAGGCCCTGATCCGCGAAGGCGCCAAGGCCGTGGCCGCCGGCATGAACCCGATGGACCTCAAGCGTGGTATCGACAAGGCCGTCGTGGCCGCCGTTGCCGAGCTGAAGACCATCTCCAAGCCGACCGCCGACGACAAGGCGATTGCCCAGGTCGGTACCATCTCGGCCAACTCGGACGAGTCGATCGGCCAGATCATCGCTGACGCGATGAAGGAAGTCGGCAAGGAAGGCGTGATCACCGTTGAAGAAGGCTCGGGCCTGGACAACGAGCTGGACGTGGTCAAGGGCATGCAGTTCGACCGCGGCTACCTGTCCCCGTACTTCATCAACAACCAGCAGTCGCAGACCGCTGACCTGGATGACCCGTTCATCCTGCTGCACGACAAGAAGATCTCCAACGTCCGTGACCTGCTGCCGGTGCTGGAAGGCGTCGCCAAGGCCGGCAAGCCGCTGCTGATCGTTGCCGAAGAAGTTGAAGGCGAAGCGCTGGCGACCCTGGTGGTCAACACCATCCGTGGCATCGTCAAGGTCGTGGCCGTCAAGGCGCCGGGCTTCGGCGACCGTCGCAAGGCGATGCTGGAAGACATGGCCGTGCTGACCGGCGGCACCGTGATTTCCGAAGAAGTGGGCCTGTCGCTGGAAAAGGCCACCATCAAGGACCTGGGCCGCGCCAAGAAGGTGCAGGTCTCCAAGGAAAACACCACCATCATCGATGGCGTGGGTGACAAGGCTGCCGTCGACGCACGCGTCGGCCAGATCAAGACCCAGATCCAGGACACCTCCTCGGATTACGACCGCGAGAAGCTGCAGGAACGCGTGGCCAAGCTGGCCGGTGGCGTTGCCGTGATCAAGGTCGGTGCTTCGACCGAAATCGAGATGAAGGAAAAGAAGGATCGCGTCGACGACGCCCTGCACGCTACCCGTGCAGCCGTTGAAGAAGGCGTGGTTCCGGGCGGCGGCGTGGCCCTGGTCCGTGCGGTCACCGCACTGGCCGGCCTGAAGGGTGCCAACGAAGACCAGAACCACGGCATCCAGATCGCCCTGCGCGCGATGGAAGCCCCGCTGCGCGAAATCGTGGCCAACGCCGGTGAAGAACCGTCGGTCATCATCAACAAGGTCAAGGAAGGCACCGGCAGCTTCGGCTACAACGCCGCCACCGGCGAGTTCGGCGACATGCTGCAGTTCGGCATCCTGGACCCGACCAAGGTGACCCGTTCGGCGCTGCAGAACGCGGCCTCGATCGCTGGCCTGATGATCACCACCGAAGCCATGGTTGCCGAAGCTCCGAAGAAGGACGAGCCGGCCATGGGCGGCGCCGGTGGCATGGGCGGCATGGGTGGCATGGGCGGCATGGACTTCTAA
- a CDS encoding co-chaperone GroES — MSIKPLHDRVVVKPIEADEISAGGIVIPDSAKEKSTKGEVVAVGPGKPLDNGSVRAPSLKVGDKVIYGQYAGSSYKSEGVEYKVLREDDVLAVIG; from the coding sequence ATGAGCATCAAGCCGCTGCACGACCGCGTTGTGGTCAAGCCGATCGAAGCCGACGAAATCTCCGCCGGTGGCATCGTCATTCCGGATTCGGCCAAGGAAAAGTCCACCAAGGGTGAAGTCGTGGCCGTCGGCCCGGGCAAGCCGCTGGACAACGGCAGCGTGCGCGCTCCGTCGCTGAAGGTCGGCGACAAGGTCATCTACGGCCAGTACGCCGGCAGCTCGTACAAGAGCGAAGGCGTCGAGTACAAGGTCCTGCGCGAAGACGACGTGCTCGCCGTCATCGGCTGA
- a CDS encoding endonuclease: MRLLSPLAAACLLALAAAPAQAEVFINELHYDDSTAAGDVGEAIEVVATAGEDLSGYRLYLYNGSNPSAATVYANNPVPAGTAAGCGSATLAVVSYPTNGLQNGPNDGIALVDASGKVVQFLSYEGAITASGGPAAGMTSQNIPVAETNSTAPGTSLQLTGSGSQYAHFTWAESAKQTFGSCNNGQTFSGGGTPGPNTPPSVSTTTPAQGSSTFPAAADLEVVFSETVNLASGAFALSCGTSGSVPLTYPASGRSVKLSTNTALVAGEACRFDIRAARISDLQGAHPAADSRIAFTVASTGGNPDPGNPGVPAGYYSKVNTSSPSQLRCSLHATIKGHTAYPYSGSGTSTWTILEIADEDPNNSGRILDAYRNRSYAKVTDRAGSGGGLKYNREHTWPNSLGFASTTGDKGLPYAPYTDTHMLYLTDAQWNADRGNKPFGKCDANCGERATEANNGQGGGSGGYPGNSNWVRTPDGNTGTFEVWGKRKGDMARAVMYMAIRYEGGKDAATGQSEPDLELTDDRSRIVKTSSSPAYMGLLSTLIDWHLSDPPDDAERARNDVIYSFQGNRNPFIDHPEWATPGLFTSAKPTSCQLAN, encoded by the coding sequence ATGCGATTGCTGTCCCCGCTTGCCGCCGCCTGCCTGCTGGCGCTGGCCGCCGCGCCGGCCCAGGCCGAGGTCTTCATCAACGAACTGCACTACGACGACAGCACCGCCGCCGGTGACGTCGGCGAAGCCATCGAAGTGGTCGCTACCGCGGGCGAGGACCTTTCCGGCTACCGCCTCTATCTCTACAACGGCAGCAATCCTTCGGCCGCCACGGTCTACGCCAACAATCCGGTCCCGGCCGGCACCGCCGCGGGTTGCGGCAGCGCCACCCTGGCCGTGGTCAGCTACCCGACCAACGGCCTGCAGAACGGCCCGAACGACGGCATCGCCCTGGTCGATGCCAGCGGCAAGGTGGTCCAGTTCCTCAGCTACGAGGGCGCCATCACCGCCTCCGGTGGCCCTGCCGCCGGCATGACCAGCCAGAACATTCCGGTGGCCGAGACCAACAGCACGGCCCCCGGCACCTCGCTGCAGCTGACCGGCAGCGGCAGCCAGTACGCCCACTTCACCTGGGCCGAATCGGCCAAGCAGACGTTTGGCAGCTGCAACAACGGCCAGACCTTCAGCGGGGGTGGCACCCCGGGCCCGAACACGCCGCCGTCGGTCTCCACCACCACCCCGGCGCAGGGCAGCAGCACCTTCCCGGCCGCCGCCGACCTGGAAGTGGTGTTCAGCGAGACGGTGAACCTGGCCAGCGGCGCCTTCGCCCTGAGCTGCGGCACCTCCGGCAGCGTGCCGCTGACCTACCCGGCCAGCGGCCGCAGCGTGAAGCTGTCCACCAACACCGCGCTGGTGGCCGGTGAAGCCTGCCGCTTCGACATCCGCGCCGCGCGCATCTCCGACCTGCAGGGGGCGCACCCCGCCGCCGACAGCCGCATCGCCTTCACCGTGGCCAGCACCGGCGGCAATCCGGACCCGGGCAACCCGGGCGTGCCGGCCGGTTACTACTCCAAGGTCAATACCAGCAGCCCCAGCCAGCTGCGCTGCTCGCTGCACGCCACCATCAAGGGCCACACCGCCTACCCGTACAGCGGCTCGGGCACCAGCACCTGGACCATCCTGGAAATCGCCGACGAGGATCCGAACAACAGCGGCAGGATCCTGGATGCGTACCGCAACCGCAGCTACGCCAAGGTGACCGACCGCGCCGGCAGCGGCGGCGGCCTGAAGTACAACCGCGAGCACACCTGGCCGAACTCGCTGGGCTTTGCCAGCACCACCGGCGACAAGGGCCTGCCGTACGCGCCGTACACCGACACCCACATGCTGTACCTGACCGACGCGCAGTGGAACGCCGACCGTGGCAACAAGCCGTTCGGCAAGTGCGACGCCAACTGCGGCGAACGTGCCACCGAGGCCAACAACGGCCAGGGCGGCGGCAGCGGCGGCTACCCGGGCAACTCCAACTGGGTGCGCACGCCGGACGGCAACACCGGCACCTTCGAGGTGTGGGGCAAGCGCAAGGGCGACATGGCACGTGCGGTGATGTACATGGCGATCCGCTACGAGGGCGGCAAGGATGCGGCCACCGGCCAGTCCGAGCCGGACCTGGAGCTGACCGACGACCGCAGCAGGATCGTCAAGACCAGCAGTTCGCCGGCCTACATGGGCCTGCTCTCGACGCTGATCGACTGGCACCTGTCCGATCCGCCGGATGATGCCGAGCGTGCCCGCAACGACGTGATCTACAGCTTCCAGGGCAACCGCAACCCGTTCATCGACCACCCCGAGTGGGCGACCCCTGGCCTGTTCACCTCGGCCAAGCCGACCTCCTGCCAGCTGGCCAACTGA
- the cutA gene encoding divalent-cation tolerance protein CutA: protein MSTIDPVLLLLTTCPDRASAERIAHALVGERLAACVTRLNGAQSTYRWQGEVTTDAELQLLVKTTASRVDDAIARIVELHPYELPECIAVETRAGLPAYLDWIRAQTREDTD from the coding sequence ATGTCGACCATCGATCCCGTCCTGCTGCTGTTGACCACCTGCCCGGACCGGGCCAGTGCCGAGCGCATCGCGCACGCGCTGGTCGGCGAGCGCCTGGCCGCGTGCGTGACCCGCCTCAATGGCGCGCAGTCGACCTACCGCTGGCAGGGCGAGGTGACCACCGACGCCGAGCTGCAGCTGCTGGTGAAGACCACCGCGAGTCGCGTCGATGACGCGATTGCCCGGATCGTCGAACTGCATCCGTATGAACTCCCGGAGTGCATTGCGGTCGAAACCCGGGCCGGCCTGCCGGCGTATCTGGACTGGATCCGGGCACAGACCCGGGAGGACACTGATTGA
- a CDS encoding protein-disulfide reductase DsbD, translating into MKTLFARGAALCALLWLSLPAFALDEKDLLPVDQAFALTATAAERGQVQLQFKIAPGYYLYRHRTSVKADPAFNAGALQMPKGDKHHDDFFGEVETYRERLQATLPGTPTDAAGTISLEVRYQGCADAGVCYPPQKRVVQVTLPGAGAAAAVPAARAGAASPFNNPLAGAGNSGGLRLPGAASNGQALPLPSEQAFGFDAIASDGNTLLLRFSPAPGYYLYRDRTSVKLDGSTGVLADKLRWPAAQSHRDEHFGDVSVYFNQVEVPLPLRRSIADAVDSTLVVTFQGCQTDGICYPPMTRRVKLSIPAGKVSSSADQAPPRNEVISPLPAANGAPREAANGAPLRLLPTVPNTDATTPAAGDGTASSEFAADAQGDNALRTRPPVTTPNPDRSFVWVLLLALAGGLVLNLMPCVLPILSLKVLSLAQSGESPQRARSHALWYTLGVLVAFAVIGALMVGLRAIGNAVGIGFQLQHPGVVAALAYIMFAVGLSLSGVFTLGGGIGNLGQSLASRSGPAGDFFTGALACVVGSACVGPFMGGAIAYAFIAPPLKAMTVFLFLGLGLALPFLLIGFVPALARRLPKPGPWMETLKHVLAFPMYATVLWLLWVLGKQRGVDGMALVLGGLLLLAFGLWLFERNRWTGSRAVTLLGVLLAIGALVPAWGVTQLAAPARAAQAATDNVVEYSPQLLDRLRADNRVVFVNMTADWCVSCKANERAVLSRPEFKELLKRTNAVYMRGDYTNVDPQITTFLEEHKAVGVPLYVVYGPGAPPTVLPTLLTQAVVEEALLRTAR; encoded by the coding sequence TTGAAGACTCTGTTTGCGCGTGGCGCCGCCTTGTGCGCCCTGTTGTGGCTCTCGCTGCCGGCGTTCGCCCTGGATGAGAAAGACCTGTTGCCGGTGGACCAGGCGTTCGCACTGACCGCGACCGCCGCCGAGCGTGGCCAGGTGCAACTGCAGTTCAAGATCGCACCGGGCTATTACCTGTATCGCCACCGCACCAGCGTCAAGGCGGATCCGGCCTTCAATGCCGGCGCGCTGCAGATGCCCAAGGGCGACAAGCACCACGACGATTTCTTCGGCGAAGTCGAAACCTATCGCGAACGCCTGCAGGCCACCCTGCCCGGCACGCCGACCGACGCCGCCGGCACCATCAGCCTGGAAGTGCGTTACCAGGGCTGCGCCGATGCCGGTGTCTGCTACCCGCCGCAGAAGCGCGTGGTGCAGGTCACCCTGCCCGGTGCCGGTGCGGCGGCCGCGGTGCCTGCCGCGCGTGCCGGTGCCGCAAGCCCGTTCAACAACCCGCTGGCCGGTGCCGGCAACAGCGGTGGCCTGCGCCTACCGGGGGCGGCCAGCAACGGCCAGGCGCTGCCGCTGCCGTCGGAGCAGGCGTTCGGCTTCGACGCCATCGCCAGCGACGGCAATACCCTGCTGCTGCGCTTCAGCCCGGCGCCGGGCTACTACCTGTATCGCGACCGCACTTCGGTGAAGCTGGACGGCAGCACCGGGGTGCTGGCCGACAAGCTGCGCTGGCCTGCCGCACAGTCGCATCGCGACGAACACTTCGGCGATGTCTCGGTCTACTTCAACCAGGTGGAAGTGCCGCTGCCGCTGCGCCGCTCCATCGCCGATGCGGTCGACAGCACTCTGGTGGTGACCTTCCAGGGTTGCCAGACCGATGGCATCTGCTACCCGCCGATGACCCGCCGGGTGAAGCTGTCCATTCCGGCCGGGAAGGTCAGCAGCAGCGCCGACCAGGCGCCACCGCGCAATGAAGTGATCAGCCCGCTGCCCGCTGCCAACGGCGCACCACGCGAAGCCGCCAACGGCGCACCGCTGCGCCTGCTGCCAACCGTGCCCAATACGGATGCAACGACCCCTGCTGCAGGTGACGGCACCGCCAGCAGTGAGTTCGCCGCCGATGCACAGGGTGACAACGCGCTGCGCACGCGACCGCCGGTGACCACGCCGAATCCGGACCGTTCGTTCGTATGGGTCCTGCTGCTGGCGCTGGCCGGTGGCCTGGTACTGAACCTGATGCCCTGCGTGCTGCCGATCCTGTCGCTGAAGGTCCTGAGCCTGGCGCAGAGTGGCGAAAGCCCGCAGCGCGCGCGCAGCCATGCCCTCTGGTACACGCTGGGCGTACTGGTCGCGTTCGCGGTGATCGGTGCGTTGATGGTTGGCCTGCGCGCGATCGGCAACGCCGTCGGCATCGGCTTCCAGCTGCAGCACCCGGGCGTGGTGGCGGCGCTGGCCTACATCATGTTCGCGGTGGGCCTGAGCCTGTCCGGCGTGTTCACACTGGGCGGCGGCATCGGCAACCTCGGCCAGTCGCTGGCCAGCCGCAGTGGCCCGGCCGGTGATTTCTTCACCGGTGCGCTGGCCTGCGTGGTCGGCAGTGCCTGCGTCGGCCCGTTCATGGGCGGCGCGATTGCCTACGCGTTCATTGCCCCGCCGCTGAAGGCGATGACCGTGTTCCTGTTCCTCGGCCTGGGCCTGGCCCTGCCGTTCCTGCTGATCGGCTTCGTGCCGGCACTGGCGCGCCGCCTGCCCAAGCCGGGCCCGTGGATGGAAACGCTCAAGCACGTGCTGGCCTTCCCGATGTATGCCACCGTGCTGTGGCTGCTGTGGGTGCTGGGCAAGCAGCGCGGCGTGGACGGCATGGCGCTGGTGCTGGGTGGCCTGCTGCTGCTGGCCTTCGGTCTGTGGCTGTTTGAACGCAACCGCTGGACCGGCTCGCGCGCCGTCACCCTGCTCGGCGTGCTGCTGGCGATCGGTGCACTGGTTCCGGCCTGGGGCGTGACCCAGCTGGCAGCGCCGGCGCGTGCCGCACAGGCGGCCACTGACAACGTGGTCGAATACTCGCCGCAGCTGCTGGATCGCCTGCGCGCCGACAACCGCGTGGTGTTCGTGAACATGACCGCCGACTGGTGCGTGAGCTGCAAGGCCAACGAGCGCGCCGTGCTGTCGCGCCCAGAGTTCAAGGAACTGCTCAAGCGCACCAACGCGGTGTACATGCGCGGTGACTACACCAACGTCGATCCGCAGATCACCACGTTCCTGGAAGAGCACAAGGCCGTGGGCGTGCCGCTGTACGTGGTGTACGGCCCCGGCGCACCGCCGACCGTGCTGCCGACCCTGCTGACCCAGGCGGTGGTCGAGGAAGCGCTGCTGCGCACCGCACGATGA